The genome window GTAATCCAATTTGAATGTTTAACGATAAAAAAGATCCAAGACGCGAATTAATTTTACTTTTGGCTGTTGTCACGCTTTCTGGTTGGTTAACCAATTCTCCAAAAGCTAAACGCGAGATGAGAGCAGAAAAAGCATAATATTTTGCAAGGCCATAAATTAGAAGCACTAACCCAATTGCAACAAGAACTAACGTAGCTAAAGGGTTAGCTTGAAAATAAGCAGGAAATACACTCACAAGAGCGAGCAGCACCAAGGGAAGCATCACCCACAAAGACCCTTGGAGAGCTAATCCCAAATAGGACTTAAGATGAGAGCGGTAGATTCGCACTCCCGCACTCACCACGTTACCGATACTCAGCGGTTGGATTGGACTTTGGGGACTAAGATTTTTAGACATAAGTAAAATCCTCTCGTTGATGAGGACGTGCTTGCTTGACGCTATCTTAAGCTACCCTAGGCATAGTCACCGGCAAACCTTTAAGAAAACTTTATGAATATTCAGCGCTGGATTGCGAGACGAGAACCGAACTGGAAGCAGTTGGATGCACTTTTAATGCAAATTGAACAAAAAGGTTTGAAATCTTTAAACGCAGATGAAATCCGGCAAATGGCTAGTTTGTATCGTTCTGTCTCTGCGGATTTAGCGCGGGCGCGAACCCACCAAGTGGGAGAAAGTTTGGTGCGAGACTTGCAAATTTTGACTTCCCGCAGCTATAACCAAATTTATCAAGGTTCGCGCCGGCAGGAATGGCAAGCGGTGGTGGAATTTTATCGTTGGGGTTTACCGGCAGCCATCCAACAGAATTGGGCTTATATTGCCATTGCCACGGCTATCTTTATGGCCGGCATTTTAATTGCTTGGTGGTTTGCATGGCAAGATCCCTTGTTCCTGTCGCTGATAGTGCCGGAAGAGTTAATTGAAAAGGTACGAGATCGGCATGAGTTATGGATGGGTTCAATAGTTGGCGTTGAACCTTTGGCATCCAGTGGAATTATGGTTAACAACTTAAAAGTATCATTTACAGCCGTTGCCGGTGGCATTACTGCCGGGTTATTAACAGTTTTTATTCTCGCCTACAACGGACTTAGCATCGGCGCACTCGCCACTCTGGTTGGTCAAAATAATTTAGCGTATCCTTTTTGGGCGTTTGTATTTCCTCATGGTTCCCTAGAATTGCCGGCAATCTTTCTTGCAGGAGGTGCCGGTCTTATGATTGGCAGAGCGATTGTTTTCCCCGGTAAATACCGCCGCGCCGATGCTTTAAAGTTTTATGGGTCTCAGGCAGCGCAGTTAGTATTCGGTGTTGTGCCCATGCTGATCATTGCCGGCATCATTGAAGGGTTTTTCTCACCCAATCCAATAATTCCCGATCCACTTAAATACATTGTCGGAATAGGTTTGTTTGCCTTATTGATCAAGTATTGTAGCCGCAAGCCTGCAAGCCAATCATTTACTAATTAGTTATTAACAAGCTATCCTTAGACTTCTGCTTAACACTCCCTAATAAAAATCATTTTTTGTTAAGCATTTTGGATGATAAATGATAACTTACGCTAAAATAGTCAGTCATTACTCTTGGAATATTAAAGTTGATTTCTCGCCTTTAATTGTAAATAACGTTCGACTAATTGATCGCTAATCTGATGAGCCGGCGCATCTAAAACCAGCACGCCTTTCTGCTTTAAATTCGCAAACGCAACTTGTCGCTGAGAGAGTAAATCTAAAGCAACCGCACGTGCATAAGTTGCAGACACATCCTCGGTGAAAGTGTGGGCGAGAAAGTCAACTTGAGGATCGCGCAGAGTCACACAAAATGGCAAATAGCGCGGCGTTAGGCGTGCCAAACCGGCAAGAAGTTCGGCTGAGGCAGTCACATCAACAATATCTGTAATTAACACCACCAGTGCTCGCCGAGTT of Microcoleus sp. FACHB-68 contains these proteins:
- a CDS encoding stage II sporulation protein M, with product MNIQRWIARREPNWKQLDALLMQIEQKGLKSLNADEIRQMASLYRSVSADLARARTHQVGESLVRDLQILTSRSYNQIYQGSRRQEWQAVVEFYRWGLPAAIQQNWAYIAIATAIFMAGILIAWWFAWQDPLFLSLIVPEELIEKVRDRHELWMGSIVGVEPLASSGIMVNNLKVSFTAVAGGITAGLLTVFILAYNGLSIGALATLVGQNNLAYPFWAFVFPHGSLELPAIFLAGGAGLMIGRAIVFPGKYRRADALKFYGSQAAQLVFGVVPMLIIAGIIEGFFSPNPIIPDPLKYIVGIGLFALLIKYCSRKPASQSFTN